In the Quercus lobata isolate SW786 chromosome 5, ValleyOak3.0 Primary Assembly, whole genome shotgun sequence genome, one interval contains:
- the LOC115990269 gene encoding protein ANTI-SILENCING 1-like — MSHLRVKKVEDNMKFKWGRKKGVSKTDERIQFYESFTYEDVEYFVYDCAYIYCKGDTETSICKLVKMFETPTHAKRVKVVWFRRPIDIRDILGNHNPQWNELFLASGQGVGCQDYINPLEVIVGKCSVVCTSKDERNPQASKTELKWADYFFYRTVDVEKCVISEKFKDEIAGIKVEYFFNKRKDTKLISPSNLKRNIKTEAGRSILSSKIGLVEKGGSAVNTDNSGNGVSPVLLESKRAMTSMGENRRMSNENSTLRPKATINKDGTEPGQISFRQDQDEANVRSSDSLLPMNESDTRPNKKRKLLLDGQKKVPKKGEDIDGKAGNASDKMVPELAGNRGAKTHAQFLEVTRRPDADRSSWFKKLPWDQRLQTAEEMGTLVLLDNLDPSYTSLEVEVHLIVLQDLVWHAFNRRVEAKMIQQGTFSHPHYGKALVIFKSNDAAEDAISKLQSGCLILEDGRPVVGCKGTLIQQGEPAKFFGHLVLDVNKRQRQRDEKRNAVATSHSSQPNTIEYDFAMEWRHLQEWTDICWRLLFEAQAKEMQELRSQLKSTEINELT; from the exons ATGTCACATCTTCGAGTGAAAAAGGTTGAAGATAACATGAAATTTAAATGGGGTAGGAAGAAGGGAGTTAGCAAGACAGATGAGCGCATTCAATTCTATGAGTCATTTACTTACGAGGATGTGGAATACTTTGTTTACGACTGTGCTTACATTTACTGCAAAGGTGACACTGAGACCTCTATTTGTAAGCTTGTCAAAATGTTTGAGACTCCAACTCATGCAAAGAGAGTGAAGGTTGTGTGGTTTCGTCGTCCTATTGATATACGTGATATTTTGGGAAATCATAATCCACAATGGAATGAGCTATTTTTAGCATCTGGTCAGGGTGTAGGATGTCAGGATTACATCAATCCTCTG GAAGTTATTGTGGGAAAGTGCAGTGTTGTTTGTACATCGAAGGATGAGAGAAATCCTCAAGCATCTAAAACAGAGTTGAAATGGGCTGACTACTTCTTTTACCGTACTGTTGATGTTGAAAAGTGTGTAATATCAGAGAAGTTTAAGGATGAAATAGCTGGAATTAAAG TGGAGTACTTTTTTAACAAGAGGAAAGATACAAAGCTCATTAGTCCTTCCAATCTTAAAAGGAATATAAAAACGGAAGCAGGGAGATCAATTTTGTCATCAAAGATTGGTTTGGTTGAGAAGGGGGGCAGTGCTGTAAACACTGACAATTCTGGCAATGGAGTAAGCCCAGTGCTGCTAG AATCCAAAAGGGCCATGACTAGCATGGGTGAGAACAGACGTATGTCAAATGAGAATTCCACATTAAGGCCAAAGGCTACTATCAACAAAGATGGGACTGAACCTGGTCAAATATCATTCAGACAAGATCAGGATGAAGCTAATGTGAGATCTTCTGATAGTTTATTACCTATGAACGAATCAGATACCAGGCCTAATAAAAAGAGGAAGCTTCTTCTGGATGGCCAGAAAAAGGTACCCAAAAAGGGGGAGGATATTGATGGGAAGGCAGGCAATGCTTCTGATAAAATGGTTCCTGAACTTGCTGGGAATAGGGGTGCCAAAACTCATGCCCAATTCTTGGAGGTTACTAGAAGGCCAGATGCT GATAGAAGCAGTTGGTTCAAGAAACTA CCTTGGGATCAAAGACTGCAGACAGCTGAAGAAATGGGCACCTTGGTCCTACTGGATAATCTAGATCCATCATATACATCACTAGAAGTAGAGGTACATCTAATAGTTCTCCAG GATTTAGTCTGGCATGCATTTAATAGGAGGGTTGAGGCAAAGATGATACAACAGGGTACTTTTTCACACCCACATTATG GTAAGGCTTTGGTCATATTCAAATCAAACGATGCAGCTGAGGATGCAATATCTAAGTTGCAGAGTGGATGCTTGATTCTAGAAGATGGAAG GCctgttgttggttgcaaaggaACTCTAATACAGCAGGGAGAACCAGCCAAATTTTTTGGCCATCTGGTTCTTGATGTAAACAAGCGTCAAAGGCAACGTGATGAGAAG aGAAATGCAGTAGCAACATCACACTCTTCGCAGCCAAATACAATTGAGTATGATTTTGCCATGGAGTGGCGTCACCTACAGGAATGGACAGATATTTGCTGGAGGTTATTATTTGAG GCTCAAGCGAAGGAGATGCAAGAGCTTAGGAGCCAGCTGAAATCAACTGAAATCAATGAACTTACATGA
- the LOC115991966 gene encoding serine-threonine kinase receptor-associated protein-like produces the protein MEKKKVAVPLVCHGHSRPVVDLFYSPITPDGFFLISASKDGSPMLRNGETGDWIGTFEGHKGAVWSCCLDTNGLRAASGSADFTAKLWDALTGDILHSFEHKHIVRACAFSEDTHLLLTGGFEKTLRIFDLNRPDAPPREVDDSPGSVRTVAWLHSDQTILSSCTDSGGVRLWDVRSDKIVQLLETKSPVTSVEVSRDGRYITTADGSTVRFWDANHFGLVKSYNMPFNVESASLEPKLSNKFIAGGEDMWIHMFDFHTGEEIGCNKGHHGPVHCVRFSPGGESYASGSEDGTIRIWQTGPANHDENDALPGNGPAGKVKVGDDEVTSKIEGFHINDKGKNEEEKAIDI, from the exons atggagaagaagaaggtggcGGTACCGCTTGTGTGCCATGGCCATTCACGACCTGTCGTCGACTTGTTCTACAGTCCGATCACTCCGGATGGGTTCTTTCTCATCAGTGCCAGCAAAG atGGTAGTCCAATGTTGAGAAATGGGGAGACTGGGGATTGGATTGGGACCTTTGAAGGACATAAAGGTGCAGTGTGGAGCTGCTGCCTGGATACTAATGGTCTACGAGCTGCATCTGGCTCTGCAGATTTTACAGC GAAATTATGGGATGCATTGACTGGGGATATATTGCATTCTTTTGAACACAAGCACATTGTTCGGGCATGTGCATTTTCAGAG GATACACACCTTCTACTCACTGGTGGATTTGAGAAGACACTGCGTATTTTTGATTTGAATCGTCCTGATGCACCACCGAGAGAAGTTGATGATTCTCCTGGTTCAGTTAGAACTGTTGCATGGCTTCATAGTGACCAGACAATATTAAGTTCTTGTACTGATAGTGGTGGTGTCCG GTTATGGGATGTAAGAAGTGACAAAATAGTTCAATTACTTGAGACCAAGTCACCCGTAACTAGCGTTGAAGTGAGTCGGGATGGCCGCTATATAACTACCGCTGATGGGTCGACTGTTAGGTTTTGGGATGCAAATCA TTTTGGATTAGTTAAGAGCTACAACATGCCATTCAATGTGGAATCAGCTTCATTGGAACCAAAGCTTAGCAACAAATTCATTGCTGGAGGAGAAGACATGTGGATTCATATGTTTGATTTTCATACAGGAGAGGAGATTG GATGCAACAAGGGTCATCATGGTCCTGTCCATTGTGTTCGCTTCTCACCTGGAGGGGAATCTTATGCTTCTGGATCTGAAGATGGAACCATTAGAATATGGCAAACAGGCCCTGCAAATCATGATGAGAATGATGCACTTCCTGGGAATGGCCCAGCTGGGAAAGTGAAGGTTGGGGATGATGAGGTTACTAGTAAAATTGAAGGCTTTCATATTAACGACAAAGGGAAGAATGAAGAGGAAAAGGCGATTGATATCTGA